CGTAATAAAACTATCCCCCTTCTTAAAATACGCCTTCAACTTCATCCCCGATTCATAAGGCACCGTCCTGTCATCCGTACCATGAATAATCGTAACCGGCGCCGTCACTTTCTGCAAATACTCATTCGTCGGAAACTTATAATTCAACATAAACCCATAAGGATAAATCGGCGCCATCTTCATCGCCATATCCGTCAGGTTATAATAAGGCGCCTCCAATACAAGTCGCTTACAATCCCTGATACTAGCCAGTTGCGCAGCAATACCTGTTCCCAAAGACCTGCCGTAAATGATAATACTATCCGGCGAAAATCGAGACCTCGCCACCTGGTACATCTGCAATGCATCCGCATACAGATCATCTTCCGTCAATGGACCCGTACTCTTCCCAAAACCAGGATAATCCATCATCAACACCTCATACCCATGTTTGGCAAAGTACTGACTCACGTAAGCATAATAAGATACATTCTGTGCATTCCCATGAAAATACACCACAATCCCTCTCGGCTGTTCAGCTTTAAAAAGGAGCGCATTGATGGTGGTCTTGTCATTCACCCTGATATTCATCTCCTGAAACGGCACATCAAAATGATAGGTAGCATCAGCTGCCGTTACAATCGGATGGAAGATCAGTTTCTTCTGGAAAAAGTACAGGAGTGCACCAGCCAGTACATATACCACTAAGATCCAGGTTAATACCTTTCGAAACATGTAAGTTTTATTTAGTCTTCAATATCCGGTACTAATTCCAGTCCATAAGCTTCTGCGGTGAGCAGGCCATTGGCTTTGGTAGTAGCCAGGATCCCGGCATCGGGGTTGAGTGTATGAGTTTGGTATACGTTATGGAGGTAATCCATACTATAAAGTTTATTCGCCAGGCCATCGGGTACACCGGCCAGGTATTTCAATACCTCATTTACGATCAGCATACCGGTAGCGCCATGCGTTACACCGATAGCACCAGCATCAAAATTGGTATATTCATCAATCAGGTTAATATTGCAACGGTAAGACGCTGCCGCATCACCACTGGATGGCGCGATATTAAACCCAGCCCACCAGGAGATCCAGTTATGTACCTCGCCAATTACAAAAGGTTTACCTTTTGCGATACAGGCATCATTCACCACCAGGTGAGTCGGCATATGTTGAGAACAATCAATGACGAGGTCCATACCTTCCAGCAACTGGTTGATATTTTCAGGTTTCACCTGCAACAACAGGGGATAATGTTTAGTAAAAGGATTGCTGGACCACAGACGGCTGGCAGCCATCTTCGCCTTGTGCTTACGCAGATCCTGCATATGGTAAATAGGCTGACGATGCATATCTTCGTCAGTAATTACACCATAGTCAGCAATGCCGATTACACCCACACCACTTGCACTCAGGTATTGAATAACCGGGCTACCTAAACCTCCCGCACCTACAACCAGGATACGGCTTTCCTTCAGTTTTTCCTGCATAGCAGTGCCCATACCGGGAACGGCTATGGGATATCTAAAATGTGCTAATTCTTTTTCGATTAATGCCATTGAACAACCCCTTTTAAAAATAATAAATTAGTCCTGCGGGAATTCAAGTGTAAACTTGCTACCCTTGCCCACAGCGCTTTCTACCTTGATTTTTCCTTTGTGTGCATCGATGATGGCTTTTACATAGCTGAGACCCAGGCCGAAGCCTTTTACATTGTGTACGTTACCTGTATGTGCACGATAGAATTTTTCAAAGATACGTGAAATCGTATCACGACTCATCCCGATACCATTATCTGATACAGTGATGACAAGGCTCTTGCGGGTGCTGTAGGTAGAGATAATCACTTCCAGGTTCTCTTTGGAATACTTGATCGCATTGTCCAGCAGGTTAAAAATAACGTTGGAGAAATGTACGTCATCAGCCTGAATGATCGGGTTGATGGCATCCAGTCTCAGTTCAACGTGACCATTCTTGGAAGCCAGCTGCAGCTGTATATTTTCGACCGTATGCGTGATTACTTCATGCACATCGGTGGGTTGTAATTTTAATCCAATTTCGTTCTTTTCCAACAAGGCTGATTGCAGAATGCTTTCCACCTGTTTGTTCATACGTTTATTCTCTTCTTTGATGATACCGGAGAAGTAGCGGATCTTTTCTTTATTGTCCATGACCTTCTCATTGCCGATCGCATCGATGGCCAGCGAGATGGTGGCCAGCGGGGTTTTCAGCTCATGCGTCATGTTGTTGATGAAGTCAGATTTGATCTCGGAGATCTTCTTCTGGTTCAGCATGGTGCGGATGGTGAGTGCAAATGCAGTGATGATTACACCGGTAAAGAGAATACCACCGGCAACCATTTTTCCGAGAGACAGCAGGAAAGACATGTTATTGCGAGGTTGCAGTACCACCATGGTTTCCGTATTATCCGTCATGTATTCATAGCTACCTAACAGTGGCATGTATTTCACGAGGTAGTTTACACTATCCCGGGCTACAGCTGTGGCCATATTAGGGAAGCCGGCAGACTGCATTTTAATGCTGCTTTCGCCAAAGTTCCCTTTGCCTACGATCGCGAATTCAAAGGTGGTATCAAGCCCTTCGCGTTTCAGTCCGCTGATGAGCAGGTTTCTCACCTCTGCGGTCGTGAAGCGGTCACTGACAGCGATATTCAGGTCAAGTGTATTGAACTTATCGATCGTTAAACCTCTTTCGGTAGGCCTGACGCCGGGACCATTCATTTTCAGGCGAATTGCGGGACCGGAGCGTGCAAGCATTTCTTCCCGCACCCTATCAAGTACATTGATAGCGCGTTCTTCAATCTGCTCTCTGCGTACGATAGAGGCGTTATGGATCCAGCTAAACTGGATGTAAATGAGGCCCAGCAAGGATAGTGTAATTAACACCACAATGATGGGAAAGACTTTCTTCAGTGGTACCATTTCAGGATGCTCGTAAAGCGCACAATATACTCACATTCAGTGAGCGTTCCAGCGCTTATTTTGTTAAAACTGGATATTTGCTATAGCAACGTTAATATAAAATTAATACGCTAAAACCTTTTACCAGCTTGGATTACGCAAATAAATACCACTTTAACGTAATTTTAACTGGCCAAAGTCGTTTGTAATTCTCTTTCTTTACGTACATTTGCTATATCAAACTGGTACTAAATTTGATGTAACAGTTTAACAAACAAGCAATTTTAATTTTTCTACATACATCGACATGGATTCGTTCCATAAAGCGATTTAGATTTTGGTTGATAAAATGGTAAGGAGGCTTTCTAGCCTCCTTTATTTATTTTGCTGATGGCTACGCCATCAATAATAAAAAAATGCACGCCCTCCCTACTATACTTGCATTCAATTAGTTAAATTTGAGTAAGTGATAAAACTGAATGTGTATGGTAACCTTGTCGCCTGGAATATTGCTTATTTCTGACCCGTTCCTTAAAGATCCAAACTTCGCCCGCACCGTAGTACTACTCTGTGAGCACCAATCCAATAAAGGAAGTTTTGGCTTCGTCCTCAACAAACGTTTTGATCAAAATCTGCACGACCTCGTTCCAGACATATTGATTCCCAACATCCCTGTCTATTACGGAGGCCCGGTGCAGATAGACACCATCCACTTCGTTCATCAACAACCAGAACTCATCAAAGGTGGTTTCGAAATCATCAACGGTGTATACTGGGGTGGGGAATTTGATAAAGTTGTGAACCTGATCAATGCAGGCAAACTCGATATCAATAAGATCCGTTTCTTCATCGGCTATTCCGGTTGGAGTAGTGGACAGCTTGACAATGAATTAAATGAAAAAAGCTGGATACTTTCACCCAGCAATAAAGCCCTCATCTTCGATGAAAAAGATGAGAACATATGGAAACAAGCTTTAAAGAACCTGGGCAGTAACTTTGCCATCATGGCCAACTTCCCCATAGATCCATTATTAAATTAGCAACGTGTATACTGCACCGTTTGCCACTGATGAGCTGTAAATAGCTGGTTGTGGAAAAAAAAGAAAAAAAATATTTACAAGCCTAAAGACTCAGTTCCAACGACTAACGTTGTTGGCTGGATTTTAGTATCCCCCAACGACCACTCAGCACGAGGATATTTAAAAAAAATCAAATATCTTGCTTGAGCAAAATAGTAATGTAGTCAGAGCTATCTATTGTTGGTGACCCTGTTTATCAGTATTATGATTGGAAAAAGTGAACTAAACCGAAGTATAAACACCTATGAAGGACAAACCGATACACATGTTACGTATGCCTTCCTGGACTATAATTGAAACAACTAAAATATAATCACTTACCCTCTATTTCCGGTCAGGGGTTTGTGATAAATGTGACAGTTATACAATTAAAAAATCATTACATAATATAAGATATTCATTTTCATAGGAACAGGCCCAATTGCGGCTGTAGGATACTTGTATCCTGCGCGGCGTGGGTCCTGATTGTAAGACGCCCTGGCCAGTAATCTTACTGCGCTCCTTCAACAGGGTAATTATTAATTAGATTGGAATAGTTAGGACAAAACGAAGGCCGGGTAATCCTACCCGGCCTATTTCATTTATAGCTATTCGCTATTTCAGTTATATTGCTGATGCACCTTCTACAAGCACAGTCGCTTTATTCCTTAGTACTTCCACAAAACCACCTTCTATGTTATAGAATTCATTCTGTGACTTATCTTTCAGCACTTTCATTCTGCCCTTGCCCAATGCGGCAATCAACGGCGCGTGATTATTCAGCACTTCAAAAGAGCCGTCTATCCCTGGCAACTGTACGCCATACACTTCGCCAGAGTACAGTTTCTTTTCAGGTGTTAATACTTCTAATAACATATTAAAAGTTAAGGGTGATAAATGAATTAGTTCTTAGCTGCTTCCAGCAGTTTCTTACCTTTTTCGATAGCTGCTTCGATGTTACCTACCAGGTTGAATGCTGCTTCAGGATACTCATCAACTTCACCATCCATGATCATGTTGAAACCTTTGATAGTTTCTTCGATCGGAACCAGTACACCTTTCAGACCAGTAAACTGCTCTGCTACGTGGAAAGGCTGTGACAGGAAACGCTGTACACGACGTGCACGGCTAACTGTGAGTTTATCTTCGTCGCTCAATTCATCCATACCAAGGATCGCAATGATATCCTGCAGTTCTTTATAACGTTGCAGAATCATCTTCACACGCTGTGCACAGTTGTAGTGTGCTTCACCTACGATAGAAGGAGAAAGAATACGTGATGTAGAATCCAGTGGACTCACCGCAGGATAAATACCAAGGTCAGAGATCTTACGATCCAATACCGTAGTAGCATCCAGGTGCGCAAAGGTTGTAGCCGGAGCAGGGTCAGTCAAGTCATCCGCAGGTACATACACCGCCTGTACAGAAGTGATGGAACCATTCTTGGTTGAAGTGATACGCTCCTGCATCAGACCCATCTCTGTAGCCAGTGTAGGCTGATAACCCACCGCAGAAGGCATACGACCTAACAGTGCGGATACTTCAGAACCTGCCTGTGTGAAACGGAAGATGTTGTCAACGAAGAACAGGATATCTTTACCACCACCTGCAGTACCATCTCCATCACGGAAATATTCTGCAATAGTCAGACCAGACAATGCAACACGTGCACGGGCACCAGGAGGTTCGTTCATCTGACCAAAGATAAATGTAGCCTGAGATTGTTTCAGTTGTTCTTTATCAACAGCTGCCAGATCCCATCCACCATGTTCCATGGATTCAACGAATTTCTCACCATATTTAACGATACCAGCTTCGATCATTTCACGCATCAGGTCATTACCTTCACGGGTACGCTCACCCACACCTGCAAACACAGACAAACCTTCGTAACCTTTCGCAATGTTGTTGATCAGCTCCTGGATCAATACTGTTTTACCTACACCAGCACCACCGAACAATCCAATCTTACCACCTTTTGCATATGGTTCGATCAGGTCAATTACTTTGATACCGGTAAATAATACTTCTGTATCTGTAGCCAGATCCTCGAAACGAGGAGGCTTACGGTGAATAGGATAACCATTTGTAGTATCAATATCCCCCAGACCGTCAATAGCCTCACCTACCACGTTGAACAAGCGACCCTTAATACCATCGCCCACCGGCATTTTAATAGGAGCACCCTTGTCTGTTACCACCATTCCTCTCACGAAACCGTCTGTAGAGTCCATTGCAACGCAACGAACACTATCTTCGCCAAGGTGCTGCTGAACTTCCAGCACTACCTTCTGACCATTTTCGCGGGTAATTTCCAGTGCATTGTAGATTTCGGGTAGCTTCCCGTCGAAGTGGACGTCCACCACTGGACCGATAATTTGCTTGATCTTACCTGTGTTAGGCATATTTTTAAGAGGTTTATAAATGCTTAAAATGAGCGGTTTGTTAATTTTGCCGCAAAGGTAACAGTTAATAGGGGAAATTCAAAATACCGTGGATATTCCGCCGAAATTCCCCTTTTAAACGTGGCTTTGCGCTAATTATGTTAGACATAATTATTATGCATTCTCAGGTGTAAAAATAACAGGTCCAAGCCATTTGTCATGCATGATTGTCATCATTCTTATCCACATATAGAATCATACAAATGTTAGCATTATGCTAAAACCAGCCCCACAAAACCATTAAAACCCGCTACAGCTCAGCATTTAAGTAATCCGGCACAGGATTTGTTTTTATTATATCAAGCTAAATTCTGACACCGCGAACATCCGAAAATGAATGCAGCAGGCCAGCCTAAGCCACCAATAACACTTGATCAACTGTTATACACTACTCATTCGTAAACTATTAAATTTCAATTGATTCCTTTACTGCTGTAGAACTAAATCCTATACATTAAAGTAATCAGCCGCCAAAAAGATTACATATATGAAAAACATTAAACGATATATTTTCACAATAGCAATAGCAGCCTCCTTTGCTGCACTCCCCGGTATGTCCTGTGTAGCTGCCCGCCCTCCACAAGACTTTCAGGTTTCTAATGGCGGCTTCTACGATGCCCTTAGCCCTTATGGCCGCTGGGTCAATTATGGAGGTTACGGTGACTGCTGGATTCCAAATGCCGGACCTGATTTCCAACCCTATTCTACCAATGGTCACTGGGTATACACTGACTATGGCTGGACCTGGATGTCTGATTACGATTGGGGATGGGCTCCTTTCCACTACGGTCGCTGGACATATGACGACTATTATGGCTGGATCTGGATCCCAGGTTACGAATGGGGACCTGCATGGGTGAGCTGGAGAAACAGTACCGATTATTATGGCTGGGCACCTTTAGGTCCTGGTATGAGCATCGGCGTGAGTGTGAATATTCCCGTATCCTACTGGTCATTCGTACCCTGCCAGTACATTACCAACGCTTATGTAAGCCGATATTATGTACCTCATAATAATAGAGTAGAAGTTTATAACCGTACTACCATCATTAATAATACAACTATTATTAATAACCGCACCTACTACCGTGGCCCTGCCACCAGGGATGTAGAACGCTATACCAGGACAAACATCCGTCCAATGCGTGTGGAAAACAGTGATCGCCCAGGTCGTGGTTCAATAGGTAATGACCAGGTACGTGTATACCGTCCTAACCCAAATGACTTACGTCAGGGTCAGCAGAACCGGAACTTCTCCAGCGGTAACGGTAATAACAGGAATAACTTCGATAGACCTAATAGTCCGAATAATAATAACAACGTTCCTAACAGGGTTGATAACAGGAATAATAACGTTCCTAACAGGGGCAATAATAACAATAATAACAACCTCCCTAACAGGAATGATAATAACAATAACAACGTCCCTAACAGGGTCGATAATAGAAACAATAATAATAACACAAACAACATTAACAATGACCGGAACGACAATCGCAATTCTGACAGGGGCCTTGACAGGAATAACAATTCTAACAGGCCTGATCGTACCTCGCCTTCAACGCCTACGCCCAATACCAGTACGCGCACGCAGGTAAATGACCAGCAACGTATCCAGCAGCAGCAACAGCAGGAACGTGTTCGTCAACAGCAGCAGCAACAACGTGTTCAGCAGCAGCAAAATCAACAAAGGATACAGCAACAACAGCAACAGCAAAGGACTCAACAGGAACAACAACAGCGTATCCAGCAACAACAACAGCAGCAAAGAGCGCAACAGGAACAACAGCAGAGAGTTCAACAACAGCAACAACAACAACGTACCCAGCAGCAGCAACAGCAGCAAAGAGTGCAGCCACAGCCACAGCAGCAAAGGGTACAGCAACAACAGGCACAACAGCAATCCCAACCTTCCCGTACTGCTCCACGCAGAACTGAAAGGTAATATTGCCAGACTTTAATTATCAGAGACCATAAACCTCCCGATATATTTCATTGCTGACTTTTGAAAAGGTATGTTCCTCCTGGAACATACCTTTCTGCATTAAGATCAATTGTAATGGCTCCCAACCTTCCCTGTAAGGAGGCTGTAAATAAGGTGTGGAAAATGCAGCAAAACCCAGCGCTTCATAAAACCGGATCCGCCGCTGCGCATTAAGAGTATGCGGTAACTCGGTTTCTAATACTAACCGACCAAATCGCTCAAATAATAAGGTAATCACCTTCGTACCCATCCCCTGCCCTCTCATAGCAGGATCGATCGCAAAATGCTCTATAAACGTGAAATCAGTCAGTCCCCAACAAAACACAAACCCCACAAACCTTGCCCCCTCCATCACCTTCAGCAACTGCAATGCCCCCTCCACCAGCAACCGCTGTTGCGCAGGCAAAGGCCGCCGCTCCTCCTCAGGAAAGGCTGCCTCATACAATGCATTAACTTCAGGTGAAATAATTTTTGTGTGCTGGAACGATAACATGTCCCAAAGATAATTACTTATCCGGCGTACATTTAAAAGGATCCGGGTTAACTGGATCTACTACTTTATTTACAGCCCAGCAAAAATTCATAGACTGACTCGTAATACTCACTAACTTAATAACTACCTTCTGCCCCTTCCTGCTATCCGCCGCTCTCACCGACTTCGTCCCCTTCGCCCCTATATCACTGATAGTATACTGCTCTGTCTTAAATACTTCTCCATTTCCTCTCTGATACTCTACCGACACCACCACATTATCAACCACAAACTCCGTCTGGTTCTTCACAATAACATCCAGATCCTTTATCCCTCCCAGGAAACCAGTTCTGTAATCACTATTCGTCACCGCAATAAACTGCTTCCAGTTCTTTCTATAATAGATCCTGGGATCTACAAACTGCCCCTGGCTATTCTGCCGCTCCCTCACCTCTGCCCTGTCCGCAATCTGTTGCGCAGTATTACTACTCATGTCTAATGACTGCCTCAAATGACGATTCTCATTATTCAACCGTTCATTCTCTGCCAATATCTTCTTTACCCGCTGCTGCTGCCGGGAATAACTCATCACGAGAAAAATACCTAGAAAAATGATGATGATAATATATCCTACATTCCGTTTCATAACGGACTTATCTGAAAAAATGATGCCAGTGATAATATCACCCACTCCTTAAACGCAAACTAAATCTTCCCTCCTCTCTATATACCAGTATCTCTTTCCTCACGCTAAATTTGGCCTTTTGAAGAATAAATGTTCCCCCCATCAATTCTTAGAAGCTAATATATATTTACCAATCGTTATTTTTGCACCTCTAAATCTCCCCTATGGAACTTGTGATTGTAAATGATAAACACACAGCAAAGCAGTTTTTAGACGTTCATGTGCTGCTGAATAAAGATATTCCCGGATGGGTTCGTCCCCTGGATAAAGATATCAACGCGGTGTTTGATACGAAAAAGAACAAGGCATTCCGTCACGGAGAGTTGATCCGCTGGGTGCTGAAGGATGATAATGGCAAACTGATAGGCCGTATCGCCGCTTTTGTAAATAAGAAATATAAGAGCAAGGGAGATACCCAACCAACAGGTGGTATAGGCTTCTTCGATGCGATCAATGATCAGAAAGCTGCCAACTTCCTCTTTGACCATGCCCGTGACTGGCTGAAAGAAAGAGGAATGGAAGCCATGGATGGCCCTATCAACTTCGGTGAAAGAAACAACTGGTGGGGATTGCTGGTAGAAGGCTTTCACGAGCCGTTATATGCTATGAACTTCAATCCGCCATACTATAAGCAACTAATGGAAAATTATGGTTTCCTGCCATTCTTCCACCAGCATTGCTATGGTCGGGATGTGAAAGAGCGCGTGCAGGAAAAGTTTTATAACCGCCACGCCGCTATGGCAGCAGATCCTGCATTCTCTTCCAGCCACCTCAAAAAGAACCGGATGGAAAAGTATGTAAAAGACTTTGTGCATGTGTATAATAAAGCCTGGGCAGGCCACGGTGGTAATAAGGAGATGGGCTTCCAGCAGGCCATGAAGTTGTTTAAACAGATGAAACCTGTGATGGATGAAAAAATCATATGGTTCATTTATCACAACAATGAACCTATCGGCGCCTGGTTGAACCTGCCTTCCCTGAATGAGTATTTCAAACACTTGAATGGTAAATTTGGTCCCTTACAGATACTCAAACTCCTCTGGTTAAAGATGACCCGGGGTACCAAAACTTTTACAGGGATCTTATTTGGTATAGTACCTGAATTTCAGGGAACAGGTGCAGATGCTTACCTGGTACTGGAAGGTGGCGCTATTATCCAGAACAAGCTGAAATATGAAAAATACGAGATGCAATGGATTGGCGACTTCAATCCTAAAATGATCAATATGGCAGAAGGGCTGGGAACAACTATCACCCGTAGGTTAACGACTTACCGTTATCTTTTTGACAGAACCAAAGAATTCAAACGTCACCCACTACTCTGAGTTAACATACAAACGGCCTCCCTGAAAAGGAGGCCGTTTTAATTATAATACCTTTACACCCGCAGGAGGTAAATGTCTGATAATAGTGTTGTAAATATCTCTTTCCCTGAAAGGCTTCAACATACAATCATTAAATCCTAAATCTCTATACCGGCTATTCTCCGTAATCGTAATATCTGCAGTAATAGCCAGCACTGGTACGCTGGCTTTCGCCACATCCCTATCCTCCCTGATTTTCTTCACGACCTCCACCCCTGTCATCCCCGGCATCTGTACATCCAGCAGCACCAGGTCATAATCGTGCAAAGAGAATAATTTATACGCTTCAATACCATCTGCAGCCTTATCAAAATTACATTTCCAACGGCTCAGAATATGTGTAAGTAATAACAAATTCATCTCCTGGTCATCCGCCACCAGAACATGCCTGCCTTCCATAAAACTACCGGTCATATCCTCCAGCTCCCTGCGCGTAATCAAGGTCATACGAGCATCCGATACCTGGTATAAAATTTCAAATGCAAAAGTGCTGCCTTTGCCTGGCGTACTCTCAACATTTAAATTTGTACCATGCAGGTGCAGAATATGCTGAATAATAGCTAACCCTAATCCCGTTCCACTCATCAACCCCATTTGCGGAGGACGTGCTACACTATAAAATCCGAATAAATGAGGAAGCATGTTTATAGGAATACCTATACCGGTATCTTTAACCTCTACTCTTACCCACACTTTATCTTCAGCAGTTTTTGACACACGCAGTATAACCTGTATACCTCCCTGCGTGGTATACCTGATGGCGTTTTCCACCAGGTGTAGTATCACCTGTTTCAGACGTTGTTCATCACCCTGTACACGCAAATATTGATCGCCTTCATAAAGCGCATCAAAGTACAATCCTTTTTCCAAAGCAGCTTTTCGCTGCTCTTCAGTTACTGCATGAAAGGCAGCGTAGACTTCAAAAGGGTGTGCATTCAATTGCACCTCACCTTTTGCCAGGTTATATACTTCCTGTGCATTGTTCATAATGCGCAACAGCGTACTGGCAGCATGTTCAATAGAATACATGAATTCACGTTGTTCCTTATCCAGTATGGTATGAGAAAGCTGTTCACTCATGCCGATGATAGCATTGAGTGGTGTGCGCATTTCCCTGTTGAAATTTGTAATCATATCCAGCTTGCCTTTCATAGAATCAGACAAGGCAGATTGTGCATTTTTTAATTGCATCCGCAGGCGATAGATCATGACAATAACGCCACCGGCTATTAATAGAAATAATAGTGCTATGGTAATGGCAATAATACTATCGGGGGATTGCACCAGAAGGGGTACAATACATGAGGTCAACCTGGGTGCGACCATCCGCGACATCATAAGAAATTGAAATATTAAAATGATTGCTTACTACACGATAATTATGGTCCGTTCTGTGGTGCTTTAGCTGATATTAAGTTAGTGATTTATTTAATTATGGCCAATTCATTGCTGAGAGTGCCAGGCAAAAAAGAAAAATCTTCCATGCTGCCGCAATCCTTTCTCAAATTCCCTCATTTCCCCATCTCTACTTCTCAAAATAAAGTTATATTTATTCAGCTTTATTCAGCGATCATTATGCTAACTTGTTTGTATCTATGTCCAGCTTCTTTTCGGCCAGTTCCGAAAACTCCACAACCGTCCCACCTGCGGGATCATTCAGATTGCAGGTCCTCAAAATGATGGGAAGCATCCTGCTATTCTTCATCACCTATGGTCTTCTGCTCATCTATGCAGGTATACTCGCCGCCATTTTTCTCTGGGCCGGCGTCAGTCTTATCATGTTCGCCCCGCTCCACCCCATCACTATCTTATCTATATTCCTGTTCATCGCAGGACTGGGAATAATTTTCATGGGTATTATGCAGGTGTTGTTCCTGATCAAATTCCTCTTTACCCGCCAGCACCAGGACCTTTCACTCCGCATTCCCATCACCCGCAAAGAACAGCCGGCACTCTTCGACTGCCTCCAACAAATTGCGCGATCGACCAAAACCCGCTTCCCTAAAAAGGTGTACCTCGCCCCCGGTGTAAATGCCGCAGTCATTTATCCGGTAAAATTCCTGAACATGTTCTGGCCTGTCGGCAAAAAACTGGAAATAGGTTTAGGACTTGTCAACAGTCTGAACGTAAGTGAATTCAGCATGGCCATTGCACACGAATTCGGCCATTTTTCACAACGTAGTATGAAACTGGCCAGCTATGTTTACACCGTAAACAGGATGATCTACAACATGCTCTACGAAAACCAGAGCTGGCACAAAACCATGAGCTGGATTTCCAGCAGGTGGATCGTATTTGCTCTTCTGGCCCGCATCAATCTCCGGATCGTAAGCGATATACAAAAAGCATTACGACTCATGTACGGCATGGTCAACAGACAGTACATGCGCCTGAGAAGAGAAATGGAATTTCATGCAGATGCAGTCGCACTGACAGTAGCTGGTACAGATGCAGCCATTTCCGCCATGCGCAGGCTGGAAATAAGTGGGTTCTTTTATGAGCATTGTTTGCTGCAACTTCCTGAAATGGCACGACAGCAACGTCGCTTTGGAAATATATATGAAGTACACAGGTCATTGATCCGCCTATATGCCTCCCAACACGAAATAGCACTGGACGCACACCAGTTACCGCTGGTGACAGATAATTACTTTAGTTCATTCCTGCTAAGCAGGATACAATTACCCGATCAATGGGCCACACATCCTTCCCGCCAAGAACGGGAACAACGTTACATGGCAGCGAATATCCGCAAAGCCATTAAAGGAGAAAGTGCATGGCACCTATTTCAACATGCAGAAGAGCTGCAGGAGCGAATGTCCTCCTTACTCAGTCAATCTTTTATTCAGCCATCTGCTGAATATGTACCCTATCCGGTGGAAAACTTCATCGCAGAAACTGCCACCCGAATCAAAGATTACTCAATGCCGGCGATTTTCAATGAGTATTATGACAATCGCCCATTGCCAATT
This Chitinophaga sancti DNA region includes the following protein-coding sequences:
- a CDS encoding alpha/beta hydrolase yields the protein MFRKVLTWILVVYVLAGALLYFFQKKLIFHPIVTAADATYHFDVPFQEMNIRVNDKTTINALLFKAEQPRGIVVYFHGNAQNVSYYAYVSQYFAKHGYEVLMMDYPGFGKSTGPLTEDDLYADALQMYQVARSRFSPDSIIIYGRSLGTGIAAQLASIRDCKRLVLEAPYYNLTDMAMKMAPIYPYGFMLNYKFPTNEYLQKVTAPVTIIHGTDDRTVPYESGMKLKAYFKKGDSFITIPGAGHNNLKEYPLFGKTVEGLVK
- a CDS encoding HesA/MoeB/ThiF family protein, which codes for MALIEKELAHFRYPIAVPGMGTAMQEKLKESRILVVGAGGLGSPVIQYLSASGVGVIGIADYGVITDEDMHRQPIYHMQDLRKHKAKMAASRLWSSNPFTKHYPLLLQVKPENINQLLEGMDLVIDCSQHMPTHLVVNDACIAKGKPFVIGEVHNWISWWAGFNIAPSSGDAAASYRCNINLIDEYTNFDAGAIGVTHGATGMLIVNEVLKYLAGVPDGLANKLYSMDYLHNVYQTHTLNPDAGILATTKANGLLTAEAYGLELVPDIED
- a CDS encoding HAMP domain-containing sensor histidine kinase; translated protein: MVPLKKVFPIIVVLITLSLLGLIYIQFSWIHNASIVRREQIEERAINVLDRVREEMLARSGPAIRLKMNGPGVRPTERGLTIDKFNTLDLNIAVSDRFTTAEVRNLLISGLKREGLDTTFEFAIVGKGNFGESSIKMQSAGFPNMATAVARDSVNYLVKYMPLLGSYEYMTDNTETMVVLQPRNNMSFLLSLGKMVAGGILFTGVIITAFALTIRTMLNQKKISEIKSDFINNMTHELKTPLATISLAIDAIGNEKVMDNKEKIRYFSGIIKEENKRMNKQVESILQSALLEKNEIGLKLQPTDVHEVITHTVENIQLQLASKNGHVELRLDAINPIIQADDVHFSNVIFNLLDNAIKYSKENLEVIISTYSTRKSLVITVSDNGIGMSRDTISRIFEKFYRAHTGNVHNVKGFGLGLSYVKAIIDAHKGKIKVESAVGKGSKFTLEFPQD
- a CDS encoding YqgE/AlgH family protein, producing the protein MVTLSPGILLISDPFLKDPNFARTVVLLCEHQSNKGSFGFVLNKRFDQNLHDLVPDILIPNIPVYYGGPVQIDTIHFVHQQPELIKGGFEIINGVYWGGEFDKVVNLINAGKLDINKIRFFIGYSGWSSGQLDNELNEKSWILSPSNKALIFDEKDENIWKQALKNLGSNFAIMANFPIDPLLN
- the atpC gene encoding ATP synthase F1 subunit epsilon; the protein is MLLEVLTPEKKLYSGEVYGVQLPGIDGSFEVLNNHAPLIAALGKGRMKVLKDKSQNEFYNIEGGFVEVLRNKATVLVEGASAI
- the atpD gene encoding F0F1 ATP synthase subunit beta; translation: MPNTGKIKQIIGPVVDVHFDGKLPEIYNALEITRENGQKVVLEVQQHLGEDSVRCVAMDSTDGFVRGMVVTDKGAPIKMPVGDGIKGRLFNVVGEAIDGLGDIDTTNGYPIHRKPPRFEDLATDTEVLFTGIKVIDLIEPYAKGGKIGLFGGAGVGKTVLIQELINNIAKGYEGLSVFAGVGERTREGNDLMREMIEAGIVKYGEKFVESMEHGGWDLAAVDKEQLKQSQATFIFGQMNEPPGARARVALSGLTIAEYFRDGDGTAGGGKDILFFVDNIFRFTQAGSEVSALLGRMPSAVGYQPTLATEMGLMQERITSTKNGSITSVQAVYVPADDLTDPAPATTFAHLDATTVLDRKISDLGIYPAVSPLDSTSRILSPSIVGEAHYNCAQRVKMILQRYKELQDIIAILGMDELSDEDKLTVSRARRVQRFLSQPFHVAEQFTGLKGVLVPIEETIKGFNMIMDGEVDEYPEAAFNLVGNIEAAIEKGKKLLEAAKN